A stretch of Longibacter salinarum DNA encodes these proteins:
- a CDS encoding DEAD/DEAH box helicase — protein sequence MQGLTLHRPKGERVLAVGRHTSAEPYEATLVVPGDDARPLTTDRLPGDVDEAPEAYRWLSPQPLNTSEQNNLPTLCAEICASWKDQFRFVSEAREDDEIQRPGLRAPQMGALHASLAHWTVTREVGTVVMPTGTGKTETMLALFARERLEKLLVVVPTSALRDQIARKFLTMGVLPDFGIVDRDVQLPVVGRMEHRFDTPEEARHFQESCNVVVATMSVIGGCTNEVKDALATGCSHLFIDEAHHVPAKTWSAFKERAREHGKPILQFTATPYRRDGKHIGGKSIFTYPLRKAQQEGYFAPIKFISIWEYNRDLADEAVARRAIGALRSDRESGLDHLLMARTERIHRAEEVHEVYARLAPDLHPLIVHNRMGAREQTAAIEALMSRRSRVIVCVNMLGEGFDLPQLKIAAIHDVHKSMAVTIQFVGRFARVAGGLGDATVVANAADADVEEAIDDLYVKDADWNDVLQRLSEGETSRQRRRSELMRGFQTSPGPVPLQNIRPKMSTVAYRTQCEDWRPHKLDDYLKDTPLLVEPTVNPSERVLFYITREEQGVAWGETRAVSDLVHDLYLAYWDEERALLFINSTNNDSLHRKLAEVLVGEDARRIQGERIYKSFHDINRLTLSNLGLSHLHSQATQFTMHVGSDIREGLSPASVENRRKANIFSRGFETGESVTIGASHKGRVWSYKVAEGFSDWMEWCGRVGDKLLDPSASTEEILEHAIIPKIIEERPSLVPTHVQWPFYFLKRSEEAIWVEVAGHTAPFYESEIRITTFKEEGPLRFEVVVEEASAEYEVVLGEEEVQYIPVGQEKARLRTTRREQPLGEWFQEEPPHIWFEDTSKLDYNEIYQPKGEREPYDRTSIEAWSWEGVQIRKESQYKKKTDPRRLELRSDSVQRHVIDRMQGDYGADYDIIFDDDGKGEIADVVGLKATGEQLLVHFLHLKYSKSESAGVRVDDFYEVCGQAQRSVYWRGAVQRLFSRMKLREQKRQENYGVSRFERGDLQKLDELSRRAKQLVPRFRIFVVQPGLEKESVNTRVLDLLGATEVYLKETFGVPLTVISS from the coding sequence GTGCAGGGGTTGACGCTGCATAGACCGAAGGGCGAACGCGTTCTGGCAGTAGGAAGGCATACATCGGCAGAGCCATACGAAGCAACGCTCGTTGTACCTGGCGATGATGCTAGACCGCTAACCACTGATAGGCTGCCAGGTGACGTAGATGAAGCTCCTGAGGCTTATCGGTGGCTTTCTCCACAGCCATTGAATACGTCTGAGCAGAATAACCTCCCCACGCTTTGCGCTGAAATATGTGCCTCGTGGAAGGACCAATTCCGATTTGTAAGTGAGGCTCGCGAGGATGATGAGATTCAACGTCCAGGGCTTCGTGCTCCCCAGATGGGCGCGCTACACGCGTCTTTGGCCCACTGGACGGTTACTAGGGAGGTAGGCACCGTCGTTATGCCCACTGGGACGGGCAAGACTGAAACTATGCTAGCTCTTTTTGCTCGTGAGCGACTAGAAAAGCTCCTCGTGGTCGTACCGACATCGGCCCTGCGTGATCAGATCGCTCGTAAGTTTCTAACGATGGGCGTACTTCCTGATTTCGGAATCGTCGACCGAGATGTCCAGCTTCCCGTTGTCGGACGTATGGAGCATCGGTTTGACACACCGGAGGAGGCGCGGCACTTTCAGGAAAGCTGCAATGTGGTAGTAGCGACCATGTCCGTCATCGGCGGATGCACGAACGAAGTGAAGGACGCGTTGGCGACCGGGTGCAGCCATCTTTTCATCGACGAAGCGCATCACGTACCCGCAAAAACGTGGAGTGCGTTTAAGGAGCGCGCTCGTGAACATGGCAAGCCGATCTTACAGTTCACCGCCACCCCTTACCGGCGCGACGGCAAGCATATCGGCGGAAAATCAATATTCACCTATCCGCTTCGAAAAGCGCAGCAAGAGGGATACTTCGCGCCAATTAAGTTCATCTCAATATGGGAGTACAATCGCGACCTTGCTGACGAGGCTGTCGCCAGACGCGCTATCGGCGCGCTCCGCTCAGATAGAGAGAGTGGCCTCGATCATCTTCTTATGGCACGGACGGAGAGGATTCATCGGGCGGAGGAGGTACATGAGGTGTACGCGCGTCTCGCACCAGATCTGCACCCTCTTATCGTACACAATCGTATGGGGGCCAGAGAGCAAACCGCAGCGATTGAAGCTCTCATGTCTCGTAGGTCGCGCGTCATCGTGTGTGTGAACATGCTGGGAGAAGGCTTCGACCTACCACAACTGAAGATCGCTGCAATCCACGACGTTCATAAGAGCATGGCTGTCACTATTCAATTCGTAGGGAGGTTCGCGCGGGTCGCAGGCGGACTCGGTGACGCTACTGTTGTCGCCAATGCGGCGGATGCGGATGTCGAAGAGGCGATCGACGACCTCTACGTGAAGGACGCCGACTGGAACGACGTGCTGCAGCGCCTGAGCGAGGGTGAAACGTCCCGCCAGCGCCGACGATCTGAGCTTATGAGAGGCTTCCAGACCTCGCCGGGGCCTGTCCCTCTCCAGAACATCCGGCCGAAGATGAGCACCGTGGCCTACCGGACGCAGTGCGAAGACTGGCGACCTCATAAGCTAGATGACTATCTGAAGGATACGCCTCTTCTAGTCGAGCCGACGGTCAATCCGTCGGAGCGTGTGCTCTTTTACATCACACGTGAAGAGCAGGGGGTCGCTTGGGGAGAAACACGGGCCGTGAGCGACCTCGTGCACGACCTGTATCTCGCATACTGGGACGAAGAGCGTGCGCTTCTCTTCATCAATAGCACGAACAACGACAGCTTGCACCGGAAGCTCGCGGAAGTGTTAGTCGGCGAGGACGCGCGGCGCATCCAGGGCGAGCGCATCTACAAGAGCTTTCACGACATCAACCGGCTGACGCTCTCGAACCTGGGACTCTCGCACTTGCACAGTCAGGCGACACAGTTCACGATGCACGTCGGCAGCGATATCCGAGAGGGTCTCAGCCCGGCATCCGTCGAGAACCGCCGAAAAGCAAACATCTTCTCGCGTGGGTTCGAAACCGGCGAGAGCGTAACTATCGGTGCCTCCCACAAGGGGCGCGTGTGGTCATATAAGGTGGCCGAGGGTTTCTCTGACTGGATGGAGTGGTGTGGACGAGTCGGGGACAAGTTGCTTGACCCCTCAGCATCGACAGAGGAGATCCTAGAGCACGCCATCATTCCGAAGATTATCGAGGAGCGTCCCTCGCTCGTCCCAACTCATGTTCAGTGGCCGTTCTACTTCTTAAAGAGAAGCGAAGAAGCCATCTGGGTTGAGGTGGCTGGACATACAGCCCCGTTCTACGAGTCCGAAATCAGAATCACAACCTTCAAGGAAGAGGGTCCCCTTCGGTTCGAAGTCGTCGTCGAAGAGGCATCTGCGGAGTACGAAGTCGTGCTTGGAGAAGAGGAGGTTCAGTACATACCAGTTGGGCAAGAGAAGGCACGCCTCAGAACTACGAGGCGCGAGCAGCCACTCGGTGAGTGGTTTCAGGAGGAGCCGCCGCACATATGGTTTGAGGACACCTCAAAGCTCGACTACAACGAGATCTACCAGCCGAAGGGCGAGCGTGAGCCATACGATCGAACGTCAATCGAGGCGTGGTCCTGGGAGGGTGTCCAGATCAGAAAAGAGTCGCAGTACAAGAAGAAGACAGACCCGCGCCGTCTTGAGCTGCGCTCGGATTCTGTGCAGCGGCACGTTATTGATCGGATGCAGGGTGACTACGGGGCCGACTACGATATCATCTTCGATGACGACGGAAAGGGGGAAATCGCTGATGTCGTCGGGCTTAAAGCAACGGGGGAGCAGCTACTCGTACATTTCCTGCACCTCAAGTACTCGAAGTCGGAGAGCGCTGGCGTACGTGTTGACGACTTCTATGAGGTGTGTGGCCAGGCACAACGAAGCGTCTACTGGCGCGGGGCTGTACAAAGACTATTCAGCCGAATGAAGCTTCGTGAGCAAAAGCGGCAGGAAAACTACGGCGTTTCACGGTTCGAACGAGGCGATCTGCAGAAGCTTGACGAACTGAGCCGACGGGCTAAGCAGCTCGTACCACGTTTTCGCATTTTCGTCGTGCAGCCGGGACTCGAGAAGGAGAGTGTGAACACCCGGGTACTCGACCTGCTGGGTGCGACAGAGGTCTACTTGAAAGAGACCTTTGGTGTACCACTGACTGTGATTTCTAGCTAA
- a CDS encoding tyrosine-type recombinase/integrase, with protein MPPSPDSSSRSHSDNDRPGKGHSDHNRQADIRRVAKILRDGGYTYDRSKHLIAEPRKEVSLTPSKRKKGSVDRLTGEEIDRLLTAAYEKSARQGLMLRTLLETGMRVSFFAKLTAEQIAFREKEIRVRGRGGKARDIPILQSLVNELRLHLGNRRTGYVFPSPRGGHYSSRRIQQIVKERAKDAEITKRFYPHLLRHTVAKRLADEGMPENLLQKFLGHENAQTTQVYYEPSRAQVKQAFEDAMD; from the coding sequence TTGCCTCCGTCGCCAGATTCCTCTAGCCGTTCTCATTCGGACAACGACCGCCCAGGCAAGGGTCACTCAGACCATAACCGCCAGGCGGACATTCGGCGCGTGGCGAAGATCCTCCGAGACGGCGGCTACACATACGACCGGTCGAAGCACCTCATCGCCGAGCCCCGAAAAGAGGTCAGCCTCACGCCCTCGAAGAGAAAGAAGGGAAGCGTGGACCGCTTGACAGGGGAAGAGATCGACCGGCTCCTAACGGCCGCTTATGAGAAGAGCGCGCGGCAAGGACTGATGCTCCGGACCCTCCTCGAGACCGGCATGCGCGTTTCGTTCTTCGCGAAGCTCACAGCCGAGCAGATTGCGTTTCGCGAGAAGGAGATTCGCGTGCGCGGGAGAGGGGGGAAGGCGAGGGACATCCCCATCCTTCAGAGCCTGGTGAACGAGCTGCGCCTGCACCTGGGCAATCGGCGCACCGGCTATGTTTTCCCGTCCCCGCGCGGCGGGCACTATTCATCGCGGCGCATCCAGCAGATCGTCAAGGAGCGGGCGAAAGATGCCGAGATTACAAAGCGCTTCTACCCGCACCTTCTGCGGCATACGGTCGCTAAGCGGCTCGCCGACGAGGGCATGCCGGAGAACCTCCTGCAGAAGTTTCTAGGGCATGAGAATGCGCAGACCACCCAAGTCTACTACGAACCGTCCCGCGCGCAGGTGAAGCAGGCGTTCGAGGATGCGATGGATTAA
- a CDS encoding J domain-containing protein, which produces MVEKDLYSVLGVASDASQNEIRDAYIRISRVVHPDRFNENEQPVEWRQANKMLKEANQAYEILSDTDKRAQYDRARASSQSSTSKRGQKTSSRAASNQERSGTATSAPMNAGRAVFSDLPENVRKRLLDRQDGKAGRQWDAQTDGVFWKYVWLIVPCGWFWLLFTFASENQWGESELFWLSLITVAVSLFIGRQAHWIWRWHKSNLKCRFYVTPLYFVQAHLDEVRWWPLLSLQDLKVTHNHRNGGYQNTDIQLIFSEETWEVTISSKHDAESLLDGMRKVDQKMRQAAEKKQWGYFAEHDDFRSATSQDMKRGWLTKVRGLAYGLPLTAGLILMLAAFSINVDNPPGPSTSPALSGERTNTSRSPRPVPQETEAPRNTFDAPPQPLPRSGDVKRYHTGRAVAPLEIRTRAVERDYADRHYFVKITDYETDRRIATAFVRGGDTTKISVPLGTFRLKYATGETWYGENLHFGPETVYSEADQALYFADQGNQYSGYTVELFLQRNGNLRTDRIGRDEF; this is translated from the coding sequence ATGGTTGAAAAAGATTTGTACTCTGTACTCGGAGTTGCCTCCGATGCATCGCAGAACGAAATCCGCGATGCGTACATCCGGATCAGCCGTGTCGTCCATCCAGACCGGTTTAACGAGAACGAGCAGCCGGTTGAGTGGCGGCAGGCCAATAAGATGCTGAAGGAAGCGAATCAAGCATACGAGATACTGAGCGATACTGATAAACGGGCACAGTACGACAGAGCACGTGCTTCCTCCCAGTCGTCTACCTCAAAGCGAGGTCAGAAGACGTCCTCGCGAGCAGCCTCGAACCAAGAACGAAGCGGTACCGCAACGAGTGCCCCAATGAACGCTGGGCGGGCTGTTTTCAGCGACCTTCCTGAAAACGTCCGAAAAAGGCTTCTTGACCGGCAGGATGGAAAAGCAGGGAGGCAATGGGACGCACAGACAGACGGGGTCTTCTGGAAGTACGTTTGGCTTATTGTCCCGTGTGGATGGTTTTGGCTCCTGTTTACGTTCGCATCCGAAAATCAATGGGGGGAGTCCGAACTTTTCTGGCTCAGTCTTATCACCGTTGCGGTTTCGCTCTTCATCGGCCGACAGGCCCATTGGATCTGGAGGTGGCACAAATCTAACCTTAAGTGCCGGTTCTATGTGACTCCCCTCTATTTCGTGCAGGCTCATCTCGATGAGGTGAGATGGTGGCCGCTATTGAGTCTACAAGACCTCAAGGTTACCCACAATCATCGCAACGGTGGATATCAGAATACAGATATACAGCTGATCTTCTCTGAAGAGACCTGGGAGGTGACGATCTCCTCGAAGCACGATGCCGAGTCTCTGCTTGACGGGATGCGCAAGGTCGATCAGAAGATGCGTCAAGCCGCAGAGAAAAAGCAGTGGGGGTACTTCGCTGAACACGATGATTTCCGTTCCGCCACGTCACAGGACATGAAGCGCGGATGGTTGACCAAAGTCCGCGGCTTGGCTTATGGTCTGCCCTTGACGGCCGGTCTTATCTTGATGCTAGCAGCTTTCAGCATCAACGTTGACAATCCCCCCGGTCCTAGCACCTCGCCTGCACTCAGTGGCGAGAGAACGAACACGTCGAGGTCCCCTCGTCCGGTGCCTCAAGAGACAGAGGCACCTCGAAACACCTTCGACGCTCCCCCGCAACCGTTGCCCCGTAGTGGTGATGTGAAAAGGTATCACACAGGGCGTGCGGTAGCCCCTCTCGAAATCAGAACGCGTGCGGTTGAACGCGATTATGCTGACCGCCACTACTTCGTTAAGATCACGGACTACGAGACAGATCGCCGAATTGCGACCGCCTTCGTTCGAGGTGGTGACACGACGAAGATATCGGTGCCTCTCGGCACTTTCCGTTTAAAGTATGCCACCGGAGAGACGTGGTACGGAGAAAACCTACACTTTGGACCTGAAACGGTCTACAGCGAAGCGGATCAGGCGCTTTATTTCGCCGACCAAGGCAACCAGTACAGCGGTTACACGGTGGAGCTATTTCTGCAAAGGAACGGCAACCTGAGAACTGATCGAATTGGACGAGATGAGTTCTGA